The genome window GGCGATAATCCAGGCCCAGCGGTGGGACTGGAAACGGATGCCCCATCCGACTAGCagggtgaagaagatgcTCACGACACCAGAAGGTGTGTTCATAAGggcagccttcttggagTCATAGCCGGGAAGGTTGCGGATGAGAGTGGCCGAGTAAGTGGTGACAACACCGCTGGAGACGGAGAGCTAAGAAAATGTTAACAACTCTTCACCGCAACCTAAGCACAGTAGCGAGGTATGGCTTACCAAGATGACAgcgaggagcaggagatACACCTGGGGATCAGTCAAGGCTTCCAAGATCTCCTTTCCGCGGAACTTGCGGTTCTCAACACCAGTCTGGTTGACACTGACGTGCTTCAACAGGGCAACCTTCTCATTGTCAGACATCCACTTAGCCTGCATAGGGGTGTCAGGAAGAAAGATGATGACGCAAgagccgacgacgacagtgATCAGACCGAGAGTCAAAAACATGGTGCGCCATCCAGAGAGACGAGCGTCAGGGCCCATGTGCTGGAAGCCAAACGACACAAGACCACCGATGATCTGACCGAGACCCAGACCAAGATACCAGAAGGAGAAGCGCGGCGCAGACTCGGATTTAGTGTACCACATACTGCTGATAATCATCAAACTTGGTGCAATCGTTGCCTCGAAGATACCCAGGAAAATGCGGGAGACAAGGAGAGTCTGATAGTTGGTGGCCGCGGCACCGCAGGCGGTAGCGGTACCCCAGAGGATCACATTGAGGCCGAGCCATTTTGCGGCAGGAACGGCTTGAAGGAACCAAACTGTAAAGTCGTGCTGTTAGTTGTGAAAGATGCAGTAATTGTGATGCCTTGTGAGTAGGACAAGATGCAGGGGCTGCTTACTGTTGGGAATCTCGAAGCAAAGTAAAGCGACAAACAGAAAAGTTGCTGTGTTACTGAAGTCATTCCCTCCCATATTAAGGTCTTTTTGCAATCCCATTACGTTGGCGTACTTGAGGTAGTTAGCTGGCTGCATGTGGTGACTTGTGGGGTGATGCCGTGCGTCGTGAGCCGCGGCTGGCACAAACATCAACACATGTGGGGGCATGAAAACGTACATTGAGAATGACCTTGTCCAGAAACTGGAGGGTATAGCACAAGAACATCAAGGGGACGATGCGGAAGTCGATTCTTCTTCGCAGGGCCGCGAGGTCCACGTACTCGCCGGTGCCATTGGCATTGTCTCTGTGTTGGTTGAGGAACTTCCAGGCGagatcaacaccaccaccgttggAGGCGGCATCCGAGTCGACAGAACGAACGACCTCGGGGCCGTGCTCCTTGACGTCCTTGGTGGAACTCTTGGAGTCCTTGATGCTGCCCTTCTCTGAGGACGACATGGTGGATGAGTGTgtgggaaggagagaaagggaaGTAAGTGATGAGCAATCTGGCAGAGACAGAAGGCTCGAGGAAGAatgcaagaagaagggggggaagcgGGAGGGATCGGCCTAGCGGGACCGAGAGGGTGCCACTGTGCAGTGCCGAAGAGGAAAGGGTGAGGGCGGGATTTCTTCAGGAAGGAGAGAAGATCAACCGCTGAAAATGAAACATGGCAcgctctctctccctctcactCTGGAGCGAGGTGCGATGTCTTTAAAAACGGCATGTTCGCCATGCAGTTGGTTCCCCCCGGTGCTGCTCCAACATATTGGACATGGGGACCGACATTCCAGGACGAGACGTCTGGATGCAGCTGATTCGATAGAGGCATCGAAATGGGAAATAGCTGCAACAGTAACACGCACAGTGTCTCCTGTGGGGGTCAATGTATGCGGAATCTGGAGTGGAACAAGGGGTGTTTACCCTGGCGCCACCGCCAAGAGGGGTGCTCTCTGCTGGACGGAACACCTCCCCGGCTGCATCTCGAGCCAGTGCCGAGGCGGCACAGCAAGAGATATTTGCTCTGCAACCTCTGCGACCCTGACACAGCGGCTGCTAGGTCACATCGCTACCATCAAACTATGTCAACCACACCCAATCACCCCATGCTGTATCTACAGAAGAGAAGTTCCTGCAGACCATCACCCTGGCCTCCAGAAATACACTGGAAACACCGACGGACCTTTTGCGACCTGCATATTGTTCGCAGGGGAATCCAGGACGCGAACTCGGCCGGGGAGGGTGGGCTACCATTAGGATTTCTATTGCCTTCAGCCTGCAGTCATCAGGAGCGGCAGTCAATGCAGTCGACATTCaagcaagggcaagggcaggCAGGGCCTGGTCGCGGTCTCTCTCTCAGACTCCCTCGCAACTTGGATGACAGGGAGGGAGTGCGTGTTTCGATGCAAGGGACACACTCTCCGGAGGCATCgaaccttcttctccgtctcGGATGTTCTTATCATGCTCTCCCACGGTTCCCACGCTGACCCCTGAGATGACGAGATGATGCTTTGTGGTCGCGAGACGGTTGACCGTTGTTGATGGCTGTACCGTTGACCAGAGGCACCGAGAAGACAACGACGGTGTAACCTTGGGTGTATCTGGCAGCCCATGGGGATGTGAGGGGGTTTATTCGATTGACCTTTAAACATAATCGATCTTGCTCCTCGATGGGGAATCTCACGGCTGATCTCCCGTCGGACCCTTCACTTCTCGCTATCCTCATTCCAGCAGCTTGAGCTGCCGATCAGTCTGCCTCACTTCGCCAGACTCCCCAGACTTCCCAAACTCCCCCCCGTTCCGCTGTTCTTTCCCCCGTTCGTTCCCCAGCGTCATTAGGAAAAGCAACCGCCGTCAAGTAGACACTGGCTGTCGTACAAAATGGTTTGGGTCGACAACGCAACGCCGGAGGTGGACGCCATTTCCCAGTGGAGGACCATCGTCACCATCTGCGCCGTCCTCTCGTTTTTCTCCATCGTTATTGTCTCAGCCCGGTTATGGATTCGCGACAAAAACCATGGCCTCGCCGCCGATGACTGGATGTCAGCCATTTCCATGGTGTTTGGACTGCTTTATTCGATCCTCTGCATCGTCCGTACGTGGTGCTTTCCCACTGCCCCTTGAGCTTCATGTGAGACCGAGACTGACTCGTATGGCTTGCGTATAGAAACGAAATATGGCCTCGGGTTACCGATCGCTCTCCGCCCCAAAGAGAACCTGCTTCCCTACAGCCGCAGCAACTTTGCTGGTCGCCCCATCTATCAGATGGGCATCAGCTTTTTCAAAGTGGCCTTGTTGATCAGTTATCTCCGACTTTTCAAGGGCACAAACCACCTCTGGTACCGAAGGGTTGTCTGGATCGCCATGTTCTTTGTCGTGGCCGGCCACTTGGGATGCTCGCTCACGCTGATCTTTGCATGCAACCCCGTTCACAAATCATGGGATCCCAGGGTTGACGGGAAATGCCTGGCGCCAGGACCGTCATTCACAGCCTATGCCATCGTCACGATTATTTCTGATGTCATCGTCGCCATCATTCCTATCCCTgtgctcctccagctcaagGTCAGCAGGGGCAAGAAAATCGGTctcatcgtcatcttctTGCTCGGCCTCTTTACCACGCTTTGCTCCGTCTTCCGGTACATGCAAATCGACAATATCCAAAATGGCGATGGTAATTCTACCATGCTCATCGTCTGGGGCGTCATTGAGTTCAACGTGGGCAACATGGTTTCTTCTCTCCCTTTCCTGGCACCTATCTTCCTccgcaaggccaaggagtACACCAGCAAGTACTCTGGTGGCAGTGGCAATGGTTACCCGAGCGCCGGGGGCAGCAATGGCCGCAAGTTGGGCGGCGGCAAGTCTGGCAGCGATGCCTACAAACTCAGCAACATTTCGAGTGGGTTGGGTCGCAAGGGCACTTTCATCTCATCCAAAGGACATCCCGGTCATAGTATGGGCAGCGAGGAGAACATCCTCAAGGACAGCCCTGATGGATCCATCATGAAGAGTGTCACCTACAGTGTCCATGTCGATGAGAGTGAGCGACGCACTCAACGTGGGGACAGAGACTAATTTGGGATATTCGAGCTTTGGTGGAGTCACAACCATCAACTAGATCTAGATGACGCTGAGACGACGCGGGATATGGTTGGAAAACT of Podospora pseudopauciseta strain CBS 411.78 chromosome 7 map unlocalized CBS411.78m_7, whole genome shotgun sequence contains these proteins:
- a CDS encoding uncharacterized protein (EggNog:ENOG503NU3S; COG:G), with the protein product MSSSEKGSIKDSKSSTKDVKEHGPEVVRSVDSDAASNGGGVDLAWKFLNQHRDNANGTGEYVDLAALRRRIDFRIVPLMFLCYTLQFLDKVILNYANVMGLQKDLNMGGNDFSNTATFLFVALLCFEIPNIWFLQAVPAAKWLGLNVILWGTATACGAAATNYQTLLVSRIFLGIFEATIAPSLMIISSMWYTKSESAPRFSFWYLGLGLGQIIGGLVSFGFQHMGPDARLSGWRTMFLTLGLITVVVGSCVIIFLPDTPMQAKWMSDNEKVALLKHVSVNQTGVENRKFRGKEILEALTDPQVYLLLLAVILLSVSSGVVTTYSATLIRNLPGYDSKKAALMNTPSGVVSIFFTLLVGWGIRFQSHRWAWIIACILPAIVGGGLMSFLPKDNTNGILAGIYLVNAVVAPLAIFYNWTVANIAGATKRAFAAAIISGSFSLGNIIGPQTFQARDAPDYRPAKLAVMGTQAGCALVTFVLFLYYVWQNKKRNNRADNENEDAFMSPEVWTRMTDKENKGFRYSY
- a CDS encoding uncharacterized protein (COG:S; EggNog:ENOG503NZB8), with the translated sequence MVWVDNATPEVDAISQWRTIVTICAVLSFFSIVIVSARLWIRDKNHGLAADDWMSAISMVFGLLYSILCIVQTKYGLGLPIALRPKENLLPYSRSNFAGRPIYQMGISFFKVALLISYLRLFKGTNHLWYRRVVWIAMFFVVAGHLGCSLTLIFACNPVHKSWDPRVDGKCLAPGPSFTAYAIVTIISDVIVAIIPIPVLLQLKVSRGKKIGLIVIFLLGLFTTLCSVFRYMQIDNIQNGDGNSTMLIVWGVIEFNVGNMVSSLPFLAPIFLRKAKEYTSKYSGGSGNGYPSAGGSNGRKLGGGKSGSDAYKLSNISSGLGRKGTFISSKGHPGHSMGSEENILKDSPDGSIMKSVTYSVHVDESERRTQRGDRD